In Psychrobacter sp. P11G3, a single genomic region encodes these proteins:
- the panD gene encoding aspartate 1-decarboxylase codes for MLLNMLKCKLHRARVTHAELHYEGSCGIDGDLLDLAGLRENESIDIYNVTNGKRFRTYAIRAEAGSGIISLNGAAAHMADLGDIVIICAYAYFDEVEASTYQPKLVYCNEDNTVKDTANIIPVQVA; via the coding sequence ATGCTACTTAATATGCTTAAATGCAAATTACACCGTGCCCGTGTTACCCATGCCGAGCTTCATTACGAAGGCTCTTGCGGTATCGACGGTGATCTATTAGATCTTGCTGGTCTACGTGAAAACGAATCTATTGATATCTATAACGTGACCAACGGTAAGCGCTTTCGCACCTATGCTATCCGTGCTGAAGCAGGCTCTGGTATTATCTCATTGAATGGTGCTGCTGCACATATGGCAGATTTGGGCGATATCGTTATCATTTGTGCTTACGCGTATTTTGATGAAGTTGAAGCGTCAACGTATCAGCCAAAACTGGTCTATTGCAACGAAGACAACACAGTTAAAGACACAGCAAATATCATTCCTGTACAAGTTGCTTAA
- the pth gene encoding aminoacyl-tRNA hydrolase, which yields MAIKLIVGLGNPGQQYMFTRHNAGFWFVHHLAQQFNITLSPDKKFHGVTGRGQIHGSDVRLLMPLTFMNKSGQSVVPMVNFYGIKNDELLIAHDELDIPAGSIKLKTDGGHGGHNGLRDITPHIGNDFHRLRVGIGHPGHKSKVSGHVLSKASPDEQIAIDSALTAAFEALPLLLDGDVEKARSQINGFKLTE from the coding sequence ATGGCCATAAAGCTTATTGTCGGTCTTGGTAATCCTGGTCAGCAGTATATGTTTACGCGTCATAATGCAGGATTTTGGTTTGTCCATCATTTGGCTCAGCAGTTTAATATCACGCTCTCCCCTGATAAGAAATTCCATGGAGTGACAGGGCGTGGGCAGATTCATGGGTCTGATGTGCGTTTACTTATGCCGCTGACGTTTATGAATAAATCTGGTCAGTCAGTGGTGCCTATGGTAAATTTCTATGGCATCAAAAATGATGAATTGTTGATTGCTCATGATGAGCTCGATATTCCAGCTGGTAGTATCAAACTCAAAACAGACGGTGGACATGGTGGTCACAACGGCCTACGTGATATCACGCCGCATATTGGCAATGATTTTCATCGCCTGCGTGTGGGTATCGGCCATCCTGGTCACAAGTCTAAAGTTAGTGGACACGTTCTCTCTAAAGCATCTCCCGATGAGCAGATTGCGATTGATAGCGCGTTGACAGCTGCTTTTGAAGCGCTCCCATTGTTGTTAGATGGTGATGTCGAAAAAGCACGTTCACAAATTAATGGCTTTAAATTAACAGAATAA